A genome region from Chitinivibrionia bacterium includes the following:
- a CDS encoding nucleotide exchange factor GrpE, whose product MSKKQAKAEEHIENAQEAEFEVKGKDEEFALMAEELVVQKDKYVRLMAEFDNFKKRTAAEYLKMVEQANKGLMNDLIDVSEVFQKALDPNIPQDGAAFKDGIGLLYAKYSEILAKHGLESFGEVGDEFDPSLHDAMMKQPSDTIDAGKISVIFQRGYKLKSNIIRHAKVVVSDGKQ is encoded by the coding sequence TTGAGCAAAAAGCAGGCAAAAGCAGAAGAGCATATTGAAAATGCGCAAGAGGCGGAATTTGAGGTTAAAGGCAAAGACGAAGAGTTTGCTCTTATGGCTGAAGAACTCGTCGTGCAAAAGGATAAGTATGTTCGCTTAATGGCGGAATTCGACAACTTTAAGAAGCGCACGGCTGCGGAATATTTAAAAATGGTAGAACAGGCAAACAAAGGTCTTATGAACGACCTTATTGACGTAAGCGAAGTGTTCCAAAAAGCGCTTGACCCGAATATCCCGCAGGACGGAGCGGCGTTTAAGGACGGAATTGGTCTTTTGTATGCAAAATACAGCGAAATTCTGGCAAAACACGGCTTGGAAAGTTTCGGTGAAGTAGGCGACGAATTCGACCCCTCGCTTCACGATGCGATGATGAAACAGCCCAGCGATACGATTGACGCAGGAAAAATTTCGGTGATTTTTCAGCGGGGCTACAAACTAAAGAGCAATATAATTCGCCACGCAAAAGTGGTGGTTAGCGACGGAAAACAGTAA
- a CDS encoding T9SS type A sorting domain-containing protein: MRLNFKFLILLAVLVQFAFALTFPLITNVNARVNITGGSAPITVNTVGGVAQNITLAGVSLQTNLQVSAVSQNSRFNDFNGTMTLNQIVIPFSPWENRAYSGAVFHRVSHNGRNWISTVAGWVPQTSVPGQSPANTWEASWREARIDELEFGAMSINLPFGTLPADSVFIPVFSLVDVELEISHNGVPTATIQIPRRTLDTLAISLGGTVSIGQNQTRRNAAPARFVSRHGQHSLALSSNDFRNSEVRIVSVNGRVISSQRLGEVNQANINASNIAAGVYFLNARGANGANFTQRFIHNGGDLRVSVQLSGGGVFNTGETPATRSDRAEICRQARSQAAFTFRFRHRGEHRSQITDTVVQVSARSGEVSERVFVSLLGAQLADIFTKQEYENMFPFRFGFGRGFCTHHVGMQATRACIDNPSTPPHPKDGNYDFYSYDAFLAAISLMGEVYVRKEYARRHDGTIPEAGYRLTWTNRRTQETRTIQTIAFDFYHDDRTSPNFNQTADLGILDYSDFVNAGSFNDRRTELAAFFANVAQETGGAERGIGNYLWGLFELEEIDYHATSAGYRTEFLGPNIPGRGPTFPASTRVPTASYHGRGPLQLTHPVNYGQFSMFFFADQNILLDNPELLLTYRREGMEAGAMAFASAIWFWMTPQGLRHAPHQLYRSDFQATQRDIDQGRARPDGTPVSRFGWTIATINGGLECAGAWRAGNTGTLPGCPANSSMCDYRVRNRIDHFREFSRILGLPVPPVSELHCDNMNYR; this comes from the coding sequence ATGCGATTAAACTTCAAATTTTTAATACTATTGGCTGTCTTGGTGCAGTTTGCTTTTGCACTGACTTTTCCGCTTATAACAAACGTTAATGCGCGGGTTAATATTACGGGCGGCTCTGCTCCCATTACGGTAAACACAGTCGGCGGGGTGGCGCAGAATATTACTCTTGCGGGAGTAAGTTTGCAAACCAATTTGCAGGTTTCGGCGGTGTCGCAAAATTCAAGATTTAATGATTTTAACGGAACAATGACTTTAAATCAGATAGTTATTCCATTCTCGCCTTGGGAAAATCGGGCATATAGCGGAGCTGTATTTCACAGGGTATCGCATAACGGTAGAAATTGGATAAGCACCGTTGCCGGCTGGGTGCCTCAGACAAGCGTTCCGGGACAGTCGCCAGCCAACACGTGGGAAGCAAGCTGGCGGGAAGCTCGTATTGACGAATTGGAATTTGGCGCTATGTCAATAAATCTTCCGTTCGGGACACTCCCTGCCGACAGTGTGTTTATTCCCGTTTTTTCGCTTGTAGATGTAGAACTTGAAATTTCTCATAACGGCGTTCCCACAGCAACAATTCAAATTCCTCGCAGAACATTGGATACTTTGGCTATTTCGCTTGGCGGCACTGTATCAATCGGACAAAATCAGACAAGAAGAAATGCGGCGCCCGCTCGTTTTGTTTCGCGGCACGGACAGCATTCGTTAGCTCTTTCGTCAAATGATTTCAGAAACAGTGAAGTTCGTATTGTGTCGGTAAACGGGAGAGTGATTTCGAGCCAAAGATTGGGAGAGGTAAATCAAGCAAATATTAACGCTTCAAACATCGCCGCAGGCGTGTATTTTCTGAATGCAAGAGGTGCTAACGGCGCGAATTTCACACAAAGATTTATTCATAACGGCGGCGATTTACGCGTGTCCGTACAGTTGTCGGGGGGGGGGGTATTCAATACAGGTGAAACGCCCGCTACGAGGTCGGATAGGGCGGAAATATGCAGGCAGGCGCGGTCGCAGGCGGCGTTTACTTTTCGCTTCAGACATCGCGGCGAACATCGAAGCCAAATTACCGACACGGTAGTGCAAGTTTCGGCAAGAAGCGGCGAAGTGAGCGAACGCGTTTTTGTATCACTTTTGGGCGCGCAACTTGCGGATATATTCACCAAACAAGAATATGAGAATATGTTTCCTTTTCGTTTTGGTTTCGGACGTGGATTTTGCACTCATCACGTAGGTATGCAGGCAACCAGAGCTTGCATTGATAATCCAAGCACACCACCTCACCCTAAAGACGGCAACTATGATTTTTATTCTTACGATGCATTTCTTGCGGCGATTTCCTTAATGGGCGAAGTTTATGTTCGCAAGGAATATGCGCGCAGACACGATGGTACGATACCTGAAGCTGGGTATCGACTTACGTGGACAAACAGAAGGACACAAGAAACAAGAACGATACAAACGATAGCATTCGATTTTTATCACGATGATAGAACCAGTCCTAATTTCAATCAAACAGCTGATTTGGGAATACTTGATTATTCTGATTTTGTAAACGCAGGTTCTTTTAACGACAGAAGAACAGAACTTGCGGCATTTTTTGCTAACGTTGCGCAAGAAACAGGCGGTGCTGAAAGAGGTATTGGTAATTATCTCTGGGGCTTATTTGAGCTTGAGGAAATAGACTATCACGCAACTTCCGCTGGTTATCGGACTGAATTCCTGGGACCAAATATCCCTGGTCGTGGACCAACTTTTCCCGCATCAACGAGAGTTCCGACGGCATCATATCACGGCAGAGGACCGCTTCAATTAACTCACCCTGTAAATTATGGACAGTTTAGTATGTTTTTCTTTGCAGACCAAAATATTTTATTAGATAATCCCGAACTGCTTCTGACTTATAGACGAGAAGGTATGGAAGCAGGCGCAATGGCTTTTGCAAGCGCGATTTGGTTTTGGATGACCCCGCAGGGACTTAGGCACGCTCCTCATCAATTATACCGTTCGGATTTTCAGGCAACGCAAAGAGACATAGACCAAGGCAGAGCGCGTCCCGACGGAACTCCCGTAAGCAGATTTGGCTGGACTATCGCGACTATCAACGGCGGTTTAGAGTGTGCAGGAGCGTGGAGAGCGGGCAACACTGGCACTCTTCCGGGATGTCCTGCTAATAGTTCAATGTGCGACTATAGAGTGCGAAACAGAATTGACCATTTCAGAGAGTTTTCGCGAATATTGGGCTTGCCTGTTCCGCCTGTCAGCGAACTTCATTGCGACAATATGAATTACAGATAA
- a CDS encoding NifU family protein, giving the protein MTDVEKIKEAIERAALHLQSHGGDVQFVSYLNGIVSVQLQGRCGGCQGAKMTLKNVVEAAIREVVPEITGVVAV; this is encoded by the coding sequence ATGACAGATGTAGAAAAAATTAAGGAAGCGATTGAGAGAGCGGCTTTGCATTTGCAGTCTCACGGCGGCGATGTGCAATTTGTATCTTATCTTAACGGGATTGTAAGCGTTCAGCTTCAGGGACGTTGCGGTGGTTGCCAAGGCGCAAAAATGACGCTTAAAAACGTAGTAGAAGCGGCAATCAGAGAAGTTGTGCCCGAAATAACGGGAGTTGTAGCAGTTTAA
- the dnaK gene encoding molecular chaperone DnaK, whose protein sequence is MGKIIGIDLGTTNSCVAVMEGGKPVIIANAEGVRTTPSVVAFAKDGQKLIGDIARRQAVTNPENTIYSIKRFMGRRHNEVESEEKLVPYKIVGGASDLVKVEANGQQFTPPEVSAMILQNLKASAEAYLGTTVNEAVITVPAYFNDAQRQATKDAGKIAGLDVKRIVNEPTAASLAYGLDKKKNETIAVYDLGGGTFDISILEIGDGVFEVKSTNGDTHLGGDDFDQVLIDYIADEFKKTSGIDLRNDKMALQRLKEAAEKAKKDLSAATTTPVNLPFITADASGPKHLDLTITRAKFEQLTEKLVERSIEPCKKAIKDAGVSVDDIDEVILVGGSTRIPRVQEKVKEFFKKELNRSINPDEVVALGAAIQGAIIGGDDSVKDVLLLDVTPLSLGIETLGGVMTKLIERNTTIPSKKSQVFSTAADNQPAVSIMVYQGEREMAQHNRLLGKFDLSDIPPAPRGVPQIEVTFDIDSNGILNVSAKDKGTGKEQKIKIESSSGLSDTDIEKMVKDAEVNAAADKKLREKVEIKNQGEQVLFGAEKAINEVGEKLPADAKQPIEEAIGNLKAALESDDSDKIKEATDKLSTAMSAFYQAAQAAGAAAGAEGGAEGAGTTDNSGAENADFEVVDDEATGETKSAGDNADATEADFEVVDDDAK, encoded by the coding sequence ATGGGAAAAATTATCGGAATTGACTTGGGAACGACAAACTCGTGTGTTGCGGTTATGGAAGGCGGAAAGCCCGTTATTATCGCAAACGCGGAAGGCGTAAGAACAACGCCGTCGGTTGTGGCGTTCGCAAAAGACGGACAAAAACTTATCGGAGACATAGCTCGCAGACAAGCGGTTACCAACCCCGAAAACACGATTTATTCGATTAAAAGATTTATGGGACGTCGCCACAACGAGGTAGAATCCGAAGAAAAACTTGTGCCATACAAAATTGTAGGCGGCGCGAGCGACTTGGTAAAGGTAGAGGCAAACGGTCAGCAATTTACACCGCCCGAAGTTTCGGCGATGATTTTGCAAAACCTCAAAGCAAGTGCGGAAGCGTATTTGGGAACAACCGTTAACGAGGCGGTTATCACAGTTCCTGCGTATTTTAACGACGCGCAACGTCAAGCAACAAAAGACGCGGGAAAAATCGCAGGTCTTGACGTAAAAAGAATTGTGAACGAGCCGACAGCGGCAAGCTTGGCTTACGGACTCGACAAAAAGAAAAACGAAACAATCGCGGTTTACGACCTCGGCGGCGGAACTTTCGATATTTCGATTTTGGAAATCGGCGACGGCGTTTTTGAAGTAAAATCGACAAACGGCGACACGCATTTGGGCGGCGACGATTTCGACCAAGTGCTTATCGACTACATCGCAGACGAATTCAAGAAAACGAGCGGTATCGATTTAAGAAACGACAAAATGGCTTTGCAACGCCTTAAAGAAGCGGCGGAAAAGGCGAAAAAAGACCTTTCTGCGGCGACGACGACCCCTGTAAACCTTCCGTTTATTACGGCAGACGCAAGCGGTCCGAAGCACTTGGATTTGACAATAACTCGCGCAAAATTTGAGCAATTAACCGAAAAACTTGTCGAAAGAAGCATTGAGCCCTGCAAAAAAGCAATTAAAGACGCAGGAGTTTCAGTTGATGACATCGACGAAGTTATTTTGGTGGGCGGTTCTACACGTATTCCGAGAGTTCAGGAAAAAGTGAAAGAATTCTTCAAAAAAGAGCTCAACCGTTCAATCAACCCCGACGAAGTTGTGGCGCTCGGCGCGGCAATTCAGGGTGCGATTATCGGCGGCGACGACAGTGTAAAAGACGTTCTTTTGCTCGATGTTACTCCGCTTTCTCTCGGAATTGAGACATTGGGCGGCGTAATGACAAAATTGATTGAGCGCAACACGACTATCCCGAGCAAAAAGAGCCAAGTGTTCTCGACGGCGGCGGATAATCAGCCTGCGGTATCGATTATGGTTTACCAAGGCGAGCGCGAAATGGCACAGCACAACCGCTTGCTCGGAAAGTTCGATTTGAGCGACATTCCGCCTGCACCGCGCGGCGTTCCGCAGATTGAAGTGACATTCGACATCGACTCAAACGGTATTCTGAACGTTTCAGCGAAAGACAAAGGAACGGGCAAAGAGCAGAAGATTAAAATCGAAAGCTCGAGCGGACTGAGCGATACGGACATCGAAAAAATGGTGAAAGACGCAGAAGTAAACGCGGCGGCAGACAAAAAACTGAGAGAAAAAGTCGAAATTAAAAACCAAGGCGAACAGGTGCTTTTCGGCGCAGAAAAAGCGATTAACGAAGTTGGCGAAAAACTTCCCGCAGACGCAAAACAGCCTATAGAAGAAGCTATCGGAAACCTCAAAGCCGCGCTCGAAAGCGACGACAGCGACAAAATTAAAGAAGCAACCGACAAACTTTCTACCGCAATGAGCGCGTTTTATCAGGCGGCGCAAGCGGCAGGTGCGGCGGCAGGAGCAGAGGGCGGCGCGGAAGGCGCGGGAACAACAGATAATTCAGGCGCAGAAAACGCCGACTTTGAAGTTGTTGACGATGAGGCGACAGGTGAAACAAAATCGGCAGGCGACAACGCAGACGCGACCGAAGCTGATTTTGAAGTTGTAGATGACGACGCAAAATAA